In Pelorhabdus rhamnosifermentans, a single genomic region encodes these proteins:
- a CDS encoding contact-dependent growth inhibition system immunity protein, whose amino-acid sequence MVDNSLSIKDFFINYNDEFTPKYGLEVWFNSLLKKRIGELDVNDICTMLRQDILIEEIALDKAIEFIRQNPLAGNMFDGEILEMINRIPLEKYLSKEQLIRDLISILVDIKDNLIRLDWICEDDMKRYSSILSSMLCKLENV is encoded by the coding sequence ATGGTAGATAATAGTTTGTCTATTAAAGATTTTTTTATTAATTATAATGACGAATTTACTCCTAAATATGGTTTGGAGGTCTGGTTTAACTCCTTGTTAAAAAAACGTATTGGGGAATTAGATGTAAATGATATCTGCACTATGCTTAGACAAGATATATTGATTGAGGAGATAGCGTTAGATAAAGCAATAGAATTTATAAGGCAAAATCCTTTGGCAGGTAATATGTTTGATGGAGAAATATTAGAGATGATTAATAGAATACCTCTTGAAAAATATCTTAGCAAAGAACAACTTATTAGGGATTTAATCAGTATTTTGGTGGATATAAAGGATAATTTAATCAGGCTTGATTGGATATGTGAAGATGATATGAAAAGGTATAGTAGTATATTAAGTAGTATGCTTTGTAAATTAGAAAATGTATAG